Proteins co-encoded in one Paracrocinitomix mangrovi genomic window:
- a CDS encoding S9 family peptidase has translation MRLQPIYILFVLSFSFSTFSQTPLQLSEIMKGDDFIGHQPYNAVWSPDGNHIYFRWNNTPEVIHSYYDYNVKSKRYKVLKPEETRTLPVEGYYESADHQVFYYKRGGNLYEWNDKNCKLLFSITSPYSVYRILNNGNVIIQLDDDFYLIDKVTNQFIQLTQFSKGEPSTDSKKTSFLEDQQIELFDHERKIKSEAEKRAVEKSRYKTQLQPTLYLYNTSLEWAETDNNTNWIVYETVEYPKNEETQYASFVTADGYTQLKNARPKVGSQDPSHFLGVYSKELDTSFLVSTENLSGIYNKPEYLVKEGETKKWSEPKNVIFHSHGFNSEQKSLLIEVKSYDNKDRWLALLDDKGALTEINHQHDATWIGGPGISGWNMVPGNCGWIDNDVLYFQSEESGYSHLYTYNCTTKKTTQLTSGNFEIHEAKLSKDKKSFFISSNKNHPGNRSFYRFNISSNTWEDILTENGNHEVAVSPNEKQLAIRYSYKNKPWEMYISNLEKDAQKQSFTKSTTAEFDNYKWREPEIITFKAKDGTTVYARLYKPTEQLKNQAGIIFVHGAGYLQNAHNWWSGYHREYMFHNLLADKGYTILDIDYRASKGYGRDFRTGIYRHMGGLDLSDQIDGADYMIKELEIDSERIGIYGGSYGGFITLMAMLTEPNKFKCGAALRSVTDWAHYNHQYTSNILNTPETDPEAFKKSSPIYFAENLKNKLLMLHGMEDDNVQYQDVVRLSQRFIELGKDNWDLIGYPVEKHGFQEATSWTDEYRRILNLFDSQLNP, from the coding sequence ATGAGATTGCAACCTATTTACATTCTTTTTGTTCTATCATTTTCATTTTCAACTTTTTCTCAAACTCCACTTCAGCTTTCTGAAATAATGAAAGGAGATGATTTTATAGGTCATCAACCTTACAATGCAGTATGGTCTCCAGATGGCAACCATATCTATTTTAGATGGAACAATACACCTGAAGTTATTCATAGTTATTACGATTACAATGTCAAATCAAAACGGTATAAAGTCCTTAAACCGGAAGAAACAAGAACTTTACCTGTTGAAGGGTATTATGAATCAGCTGATCATCAGGTCTTCTACTACAAGCGAGGAGGTAATTTGTACGAATGGAATGACAAAAATTGCAAGCTCTTATTTTCAATTACCTCACCTTATAGTGTATATCGAATTCTAAATAATGGCAATGTAATCATTCAATTAGATGACGATTTTTATTTAATAGATAAAGTCACTAATCAATTCATACAATTAACCCAATTTTCAAAAGGAGAACCTTCAACTGATTCAAAAAAGACATCTTTTTTGGAGGATCAGCAAATAGAATTATTTGATCACGAACGCAAAATCAAATCAGAAGCCGAAAAAAGAGCAGTCGAAAAATCACGATACAAAACTCAATTACAACCCACACTATATTTATATAATACAAGTTTGGAATGGGCTGAAACTGACAACAACACAAATTGGATAGTTTATGAAACGGTAGAATATCCAAAAAATGAAGAAACCCAATACGCAAGTTTTGTAACAGCTGATGGATATACACAATTAAAGAATGCCAGACCTAAAGTGGGAAGCCAAGATCCAAGTCATTTTTTAGGTGTTTACTCGAAAGAATTGGATACAAGCTTTCTTGTAAGTACCGAAAACCTAAGTGGCATATACAACAAACCGGAATACCTGGTTAAAGAAGGTGAAACTAAGAAGTGGAGCGAACCTAAAAACGTTATTTTTCATTCGCATGGTTTTAACTCTGAACAAAAATCTTTATTAATAGAAGTAAAATCATACGATAATAAAGACCGTTGGCTAGCCCTGCTAGATGACAAAGGAGCGTTAACAGAAATTAATCATCAACATGATGCCACCTGGATAGGAGGACCCGGTATTTCAGGATGGAACATGGTTCCAGGAAACTGCGGTTGGATAGATAATGATGTGCTTTATTTTCAATCTGAAGAAAGCGGATACTCACATTTATATACTTATAACTGCACTACTAAAAAAACTACTCAATTGACTAGTGGAAATTTTGAAATACATGAAGCTAAACTTTCAAAAGATAAAAAGAGTTTTTTCATTTCGTCCAATAAGAATCATCCCGGAAACAGATCGTTTTACAGATTCAACATTAGCAGCAATACCTGGGAAGACATCTTGACTGAAAATGGCAACCATGAAGTAGCTGTATCACCAAATGAAAAACAATTAGCTATAAGATACTCTTACAAAAACAAGCCTTGGGAAATGTATATCTCCAATTTGGAAAAAGATGCCCAAAAACAGTCCTTCACAAAATCAACCACAGCCGAATTTGATAATTACAAATGGAGGGAACCGGAAATAATTACTTTCAAGGCAAAAGATGGAACCACGGTTTATGCACGACTGTACAAACCCACTGAACAACTTAAAAACCAGGCAGGAATCATCTTTGTGCATGGTGCTGGCTACCTGCAAAATGCCCACAATTGGTGGAGCGGATATCACAGAGAATATATGTTCCACAATTTACTGGCAGATAAAGGATACACCATCTTAGACATAGATTATAGAGCTAGTAAAGGCTATGGTAGAGATTTTAGAACCGGAATCTACCGTCATATGGGAGGCTTGGACTTAAGTGACCAAATTGATGGTGCTGATTACATGATCAAAGAACTGGAAATTGACTCTGAAAGAATTGGTATTTATGGAGGCTCTTATGGCGGTTTCATTACATTGATGGCCATGTTAACCGAACCCAATAAATTCAAATGTGGTGCTGCCTTAAGGTCTGTTACTGATTGGGCACATTATAATCACCAATACACTTCTAACATATTAAATACACCTGAAACAGACCCTGAAGCCTTCAAAAAAAGTTCTCCTATTTATTTTGCAGAAAATCTTAAAAACAAACTCTTAATGCTTCATGGAATGGAAGACGATAATGTTCAATATCAAGATGTTGTAAGATTAAGCCAAAGATTTATTGAACTGGGTAAAGATAATTGGGATTTAATTGGTTATCCAGTTGAAAAGCACGGATTTCAAGAGGCTACGAGTTGGACAGATGAATATAGACGCATTCTAAATTTGTTTGATTCCCAACTAAATCCTTAA